A genomic window from Propionispora hippei DSM 15287 includes:
- a CDS encoding amino acid ABC transporter ATP-binding protein — MIVLENIHKYFGSLHVLKGVNLTVQSGEKVVIIGPSGSGKSTLIRCMNLLEMPTEGKVVVDEVQMNAPKAPVPALRQSIGMVFQQFNLYPHKTVLENLTLAPVKIKGVPLEEAVASGLKYLERVGLQDKANAYPAQLSGGQQQRVAIARALNMHPKIMLFDEPTSALDPEMIQEVLDVMVGLAGEGITMVVVTHEMGFARKVADRVIFMDQGQILEEGTPEHFFINPTHERTKLFLSRINH, encoded by the coding sequence TCAGTCGGGAGAAAAGGTGGTTATCATCGGACCCAGTGGATCGGGAAAAAGTACGCTGATCCGGTGTATGAACCTCTTAGAGATGCCTACCGAGGGCAAGGTCGTCGTCGACGAGGTGCAGATGAATGCGCCGAAGGCTCCGGTACCGGCTCTTCGTCAATCCATCGGGATGGTGTTTCAGCAATTTAACCTGTATCCGCATAAAACCGTCCTGGAAAATTTGACGCTGGCGCCGGTTAAAATCAAGGGCGTGCCGCTGGAGGAAGCTGTTGCTTCGGGACTCAAGTATCTGGAACGGGTTGGACTGCAAGATAAGGCCAACGCTTATCCGGCGCAATTGTCGGGCGGGCAGCAGCAGCGGGTGGCCATTGCCCGGGCGCTCAACATGCATCCGAAAATCATGTTGTTCGATGAGCCGACTTCGGCGCTGGACCCCGAAATGATTCAGGAAGTACTGGATGTTATGGTTGGTTTGGCCGGGGAGGGAATTACCATGGTGGTGGTGACACACGAAATGGGCTTTGCCCGTAAGGTGGCGGACCGTGTCATTTTTATGGATCAGGGGCAGATATTGGAAGAGGGAACGCCGGAACACTTCTTTATCAACCCGACCCATGAACGCACCAAGCTGTTCCTTAGCCGGATTAATCATTAA